In a genomic window of Veillonellales bacterium:
- a CDS encoding methyl-accepting chemotaxis protein translates to RGFAVVAQEMQKLAQSSADATENINKILQEIQTAIQKVIDGINQSAAISGEQAKAMQDIIHMIESMQNSTNDLVGLFDKK, encoded by the coding sequence CGCGGCTTTGCCGTGGTGGCCCAGGAAATGCAGAAGCTGGCTCAAAGCAGCGCCGATGCTACGGAGAATATTAATAAGATCCTGCAGGAAATCCAGACGGCCATTCAAAAAGTCATTGACGGCATTAACCAGTCGGCGGCCATTTCCGGCGAACAGGCGAAAGCGATGCAGGATATTATTCATATGATAGAATCCATGCAAAATTCTACCAATGATTTGGTGGGTTTGTTTGATAAAAAATAG